Proteins encoded in a region of the Stieleria neptunia genome:
- the serC gene encoding 3-phosphoserine/phosphohydroxythreonine transaminase — protein MTATATAQRAYNFSAGPAVLPVSVLEEVRDELVCLPGARSSLLEMSHRDKTFVDILHDAENSLRSLLNISDDYAVLFLQGGAALQFSMIPANLLRDSGKSAAYIQTGTWGKKAIAEAKKEGPVEVVYDASASNFNHVPGPQDYSVADDAAYLYYCNNETIQGVQFPTEPECPSGVPLVCDASSDFLYRPVDINKYGLLYACAQKNAGPAGVTVVVIRRDLIDRGSVSLPGYLNYKNHADADSEWNTPPTFAIWVLGKVAKWLQNDIGGLAAMETLNRKKASLLYDAIDQSGGYYTGHAKPECRSLMNATFTLPNDDLQSAFLAQAAERDLVNLKGHRSVGGIRASIYNAMPIEGVQSLASFMTDFASKNA, from the coding sequence ATGACAGCCACCGCGACCGCCCAACGAGCTTATAACTTTTCCGCCGGCCCCGCCGTCTTGCCCGTCTCGGTACTTGAGGAAGTACGCGACGAACTGGTTTGCCTGCCCGGTGCACGCAGTTCATTGCTCGAAATGAGCCACCGTGACAAAACCTTTGTCGACATCCTGCACGACGCCGAAAACAGCCTGCGATCGCTGCTGAACATCAGCGACGACTACGCCGTGCTGTTTCTGCAAGGCGGTGCGGCGCTTCAGTTCTCGATGATCCCCGCCAACCTGCTTCGCGATTCGGGTAAATCGGCGGCCTACATTCAAACGGGCACCTGGGGCAAGAAAGCGATCGCGGAAGCCAAGAAAGAAGGGCCGGTCGAGGTCGTCTACGACGCCTCGGCGTCGAATTTCAACCATGTCCCCGGCCCGCAGGACTACAGCGTCGCCGACGACGCGGCCTACCTGTATTACTGCAACAACGAAACGATCCAGGGTGTTCAATTCCCCACCGAACCCGAATGCCCCTCCGGCGTGCCGCTGGTTTGCGACGCATCGAGCGATTTTCTGTATCGCCCGGTCGACATCAACAAATACGGCTTGTTGTATGCTTGTGCCCAAAAGAACGCCGGCCCGGCCGGTGTGACCGTGGTGGTCATCCGCCGCGACCTGATCGACCGCGGCAGCGTTTCGCTTCCGGGTTACTTGAATTACAAGAACCACGCCGACGCGGACTCCGAATGGAACACGCCGCCGACGTTCGCCATCTGGGTGCTGGGCAAAGTCGCCAAGTGGCTGCAAAACGACATCGGCGGGCTGGCGGCGATGGAAACGCTGAACCGCAAAAAAGCATCGCTGCTCTACGACGCGATCGACCAGTCGGGCGGCTATTACACCGGACACGCCAAACCGGAGTGCCGCTCGCTGATGAACGCGACCTTCACGCTGCCCAACGATGATCTGCAGTCGGCGTTTCTTGCCCAAGCGGCCGAGCGTGACTTGGTCAACCTGAAAGGGCACCGTAGCGTGGGCGGAATCCGTGCCAGCATCTACAACGCGATGCCGATCGAAGGCGTGCAATCGCTGGCAAGCTTCATGACCGATTTCGCATCCAAAAACGCGTGA
- a CDS encoding phosphoglycerate dehydrogenase, translated as MYKILTLNNISVKGLSRLPRDEYEISSESSQPDAILLRSFKMHDMEIPESVAAIGRAGAGVNNIPIDKMTKRGVPVFNAPGANANAVKELVLAGLLMASRNIYPAMQFASSLEGTDAEISTAVESGKKNFVGCELHSKTFGVIGLGAIGRRVANAASALGMKVVGYDPQISVENAWRLSRNVKQAINLDHLFSQCDAVSVHVPLLDVTKGLVNKARIESMNDGGIIVNLARGGICDDDAVIAALDSGKLSAYVIDFPTGQLIKHPKVISFPHLGASTEEAEENCAVMVADQVRDFLEDGTVTNSVNFPEAVMPREGSGCRVTIANANVPNMVGQISTILANAGLNIADLLNKSRGDLAYTIIDLDGNIEEASLQALRDIDGVLAVRHLPAK; from the coding sequence ATGTACAAGATCCTGACGCTCAATAACATCTCCGTCAAAGGACTCTCACGCCTGCCACGCGACGAATACGAAATCTCGTCCGAGTCGAGTCAGCCGGATGCGATTCTGCTTCGTTCCTTCAAGATGCACGACATGGAGATCCCCGAATCGGTCGCGGCCATCGGCCGTGCCGGTGCCGGCGTGAACAACATTCCGATCGACAAGATGACCAAGCGCGGCGTGCCGGTGTTCAATGCCCCAGGCGCCAACGCCAACGCCGTCAAGGAACTGGTGCTTGCCGGGTTGCTGATGGCATCTCGCAACATCTACCCGGCGATGCAATTCGCGTCGTCGCTGGAAGGGACCGATGCGGAGATTTCCACCGCGGTCGAATCCGGCAAGAAGAACTTTGTCGGTTGCGAATTGCACTCCAAGACCTTCGGCGTGATCGGCCTGGGCGCGATCGGACGCCGCGTCGCCAACGCCGCCAGCGCGCTGGGCATGAAGGTCGTCGGCTACGACCCGCAGATCTCGGTCGAAAACGCCTGGCGACTTTCCCGCAACGTCAAACAGGCGATCAACCTGGACCACCTGTTCTCGCAATGCGACGCCGTCAGCGTTCACGTCCCGCTGCTGGATGTGACGAAAGGACTGGTCAACAAGGCGCGCATCGAGTCGATGAATGACGGCGGTATCATCGTCAACCTCGCCCGCGGCGGCATCTGTGATGACGACGCCGTGATCGCCGCGCTGGACTCCGGCAAACTGAGCGCCTATGTGATCGATTTCCCCACCGGCCAGTTGATCAAGCACCCCAAAGTCATTTCGTTCCCGCACCTGGGTGCGTCGACCGAAGAGGCGGAGGAAAACTGTGCGGTCATGGTCGCCGATCAAGTCCGCGATTTCCTGGAAGACGGCACGGTGACCAACTCCGTCAATTTCCCCGAAGCCGTGATGCCTCGCGAAGGCAGCGGGTGTCGCGTCACGATCGCCAACGCCAATGTGCCCAACATGGTCGGCCAGATCTCAACGATTCTCGCCAACGCGGGATTGAACATCGCCGACCTGTTGAACAAGTCACGCGGCGATTTGGCGTACACCATCATCGACTTAGATGGCAACATCGAAGAGGCGTCGCTGCAAGCCCTGCGAGACATCGACGGCGTGCTCGCCGTCCGCCACCTGCCCGCCAAATAA
- a CDS encoding FG-GAP repeat domain-containing protein — MHKTIIRTIGIPLVTLISSTILPFHSSAAPPWKRHTIDDTRRGADGVRLGDFNGDGLMDVVTGWEESGLVRLYLHPGTTSAGAPWPMATIAKAKSPEDAVPMDLDGDGRLDIVSCHEGKQRQLLVHWNNTPEPHSNSSQLLRQQNWTTDRFKQLDGVMWMFALPLGTIDSRIALVAGAKGPKATITLLLGPATNPRDLSSWTTIRLRDAGWIMSLRAVDMDRDGDQDIVFSDRKGDRRVAAWLEQPDDPDQTWTEHEIAGQGREVMFLTATAERCLISTREGVSLDGRRSDNGWIVTPLPNPPQISMGKAIESFPDGQLVLTANTHASSDPDRPGIWIRDVSGNWSAIDPTTRVKFDRMELIDLDGDGDLDVMTCEERRNLGIIWYENPAN, encoded by the coding sequence GTGCACAAAACCATCATCCGGACCATCGGCATTCCGTTGGTCACCTTGATTTCATCGACCATTCTGCCGTTCCATTCATCCGCGGCACCACCCTGGAAACGGCATACGATCGACGACACCCGGCGCGGTGCCGATGGGGTGCGACTGGGCGATTTCAACGGCGACGGGCTGATGGACGTCGTCACGGGCTGGGAAGAATCGGGATTGGTCCGGCTGTACCTTCATCCCGGCACGACGAGCGCGGGCGCCCCCTGGCCGATGGCAACGATCGCCAAAGCCAAATCGCCCGAGGACGCCGTCCCGATGGATCTCGACGGTGACGGGCGACTGGACATCGTCAGTTGCCACGAAGGCAAACAACGCCAACTGCTGGTTCATTGGAATAACACGCCCGAGCCGCACTCGAATTCATCACAGTTGCTCCGACAACAGAACTGGACGACCGATCGTTTCAAACAACTCGACGGCGTGATGTGGATGTTCGCCCTGCCGCTGGGCACGATCGACTCGCGGATCGCACTGGTCGCCGGGGCCAAGGGCCCCAAGGCCACGATCACGCTGTTGCTCGGGCCCGCGACCAACCCACGCGATCTGTCATCCTGGACCACCATTCGGCTGCGTGATGCGGGCTGGATCATGTCGCTGCGCGCCGTCGACATGGATCGCGATGGGGACCAAGACATCGTCTTTTCCGACCGTAAGGGCGACCGTCGTGTGGCGGCCTGGCTGGAACAACCCGACGATCCCGATCAGACGTGGACCGAACATGAGATCGCGGGGCAGGGCAGGGAAGTGATGTTCCTGACCGCCACCGCCGAGCGTTGTTTGATCAGCACGCGAGAGGGCGTTTCGCTGGATGGTCGACGGAGCGACAACGGCTGGATCGTGACGCCGCTGCCCAACCCGCCACAAATCAGCATGGGCAAAGCGATCGAAAGCTTTCCCGACGGTCAACTCGTGCTGACGGCCAACACGCATGCCAGTTCCGATCCCGACCGGCCCGGAATCTGGATCCGCGACGTTTCGGGAAACTGGTCCGCGATCGATCCGACGACGCGAGTGAAATTCGATCGGATGGAATTGATCGATCTCGATGGCGACGGCGACCTGGACGTGATGACCTGTGAAGAACGCCGAAACCTAGGCATCATCTGGTACGAGAATCCGGCGAATTGA
- a CDS encoding flagellar biosynthesis protein FlhA, whose product MSPIQRIRPWLLPIGVMACLVVILMPLPTVIMDFLLAGNIALAVVILLTTIHVATPLEFSVFPTLLLATTLSRLVLNIATTRLILSDAPTAGEDAAGGVIRTFGQFVAGNQIEVGLVLFLILVVVQFVVITKGATRISEVAARFALDGMPGRQSAIDADLNAGNIDAATAAGKRDDLIAEADFYAAMDGAGKFVRGDAVAGLVITAINIIGGLYLGIVVSGMGLADAASVFTKLTIGDGLVSQIPSLLISLSAGVLVTRGARRTNLSDNFVTQLLGNSKALVIAGGFLLVLVITGLPPIPLILLGSGCVLIATTLDRNAKQQAAQAQRERETEAQAATPTQKRVEDFLTVDPLEVAIGLGLLPLADPIRGGDLMQRIASLRNQMAAEIGIVLPKVRVRDDATLGQQEYEIRLFGDFVARGELRVDRLLASGDGRTTGKLDGETVHEFGGTTSIWIDPAGREQAMIYGFKTRTAPGVLADHLEQVARAHADELLSHDATKHLLDELRQVAPALVDDLVPARLSINDVQKVLQGLLREAIPIRQLGIILEALGDAAARSSDASEQIESVRRRLARTLCSQLRDEQRTLRVVTLESSAAEPLQPLNGPAGQGEIWADGQGGTGATSQLEIRHNKTQDVTCDAIRQAVKNLSSEGYPPVLLVGPHLRRRVKQVTEEAGIWTHVLSTNEITTDTQLEISSTVGRPTSSAAA is encoded by the coding sequence TTGTCCCCGATCCAACGAATTCGCCCTTGGTTGCTGCCGATCGGAGTGATGGCCTGTCTGGTCGTGATTCTGATGCCGTTGCCGACGGTGATCATGGATTTTTTGTTGGCCGGCAACATCGCGTTGGCGGTGGTGATTCTGTTGACGACGATTCACGTGGCGACGCCGCTGGAGTTCAGCGTGTTTCCGACGCTGCTGCTGGCGACAACGCTGTCCCGTTTGGTGCTGAACATTGCAACGACTCGGCTGATCTTGTCCGACGCGCCCACGGCCGGCGAAGACGCCGCGGGGGGCGTGATTCGCACCTTCGGTCAATTCGTCGCCGGCAATCAGATCGAAGTCGGTTTGGTGCTGTTTTTGATCTTGGTGGTGGTCCAGTTTGTGGTGATCACCAAGGGCGCGACACGGATCAGCGAAGTCGCCGCACGATTTGCGCTCGACGGCATGCCGGGACGCCAATCGGCAATCGACGCCGACTTGAATGCGGGAAACATTGACGCGGCGACGGCGGCGGGCAAACGCGACGACTTGATCGCCGAAGCCGACTTTTACGCCGCGATGGACGGTGCCGGAAAATTTGTCCGCGGCGATGCGGTTGCCGGGCTGGTGATCACCGCAATCAACATCATCGGCGGCCTGTATCTGGGCATCGTCGTCTCGGGCATGGGACTGGCCGATGCCGCCTCCGTGTTCACCAAACTGACCATCGGCGACGGGTTGGTCAGCCAAATCCCATCGCTGTTGATTTCGTTGTCGGCGGGCGTGCTGGTCACCCGCGGCGCCCGGCGAACGAATTTGTCCGACAACTTCGTGACACAATTGTTGGGAAACTCCAAAGCCCTGGTGATCGCGGGCGGTTTTTTATTGGTGCTGGTCATCACGGGACTGCCGCCGATCCCTTTGATTTTGTTGGGCAGCGGTTGTGTGTTGATCGCCACCACGCTTGACCGCAACGCGAAACAACAGGCGGCCCAGGCGCAGCGTGAGCGTGAAACCGAAGCCCAAGCGGCCACGCCGACCCAAAAACGCGTCGAAGACTTCTTGACGGTGGACCCGCTGGAAGTGGCGATCGGATTGGGGCTGCTACCGCTGGCCGACCCGATTCGCGGCGGCGATCTGATGCAACGCATCGCCAGTCTGCGAAATCAGATGGCCGCGGAGATCGGCATCGTGTTGCCCAAGGTGCGGGTACGCGACGACGCGACGCTCGGCCAACAGGAATACGAAATCCGATTGTTCGGTGACTTCGTCGCCCGCGGCGAGTTGCGTGTGGACCGACTGCTCGCCAGCGGTGACGGCAGAACGACCGGAAAACTGGACGGAGAAACGGTGCATGAATTCGGCGGCACGACGTCGATCTGGATTGATCCGGCGGGCCGCGAACAAGCGATGATCTACGGATTCAAGACACGGACGGCACCGGGCGTGCTGGCCGATCACTTGGAACAAGTCGCCCGCGCCCACGCCGACGAACTGCTCTCGCACGACGCCACCAAACACCTGTTGGATGAATTGCGGCAGGTGGCTCCGGCGCTGGTGGACGATTTGGTCCCGGCCCGGCTGTCGATCAATGACGTTCAAAAAGTCTTGCAGGGCCTGCTGCGTGAAGCGATCCCGATTCGGCAATTGGGCATCATCTTGGAAGCGCTCGGTGACGCCGCGGCGCGTTCCAGTGACGCGTCCGAACAGATCGAAAGCGTCCGCCGACGTTTGGCCAGAACACTGTGCTCCCAACTCCGTGACGAACAACGCACGCTGCGAGTCGTCACGCTCGAATCGTCCGCCGCGGAACCGCTGCAACCGCTCAACGGGCCGGCGGGGCAGGGCGAGATCTGGGCGGATGGCCAGGGCGGCACCGGCGCGACGTCTCAATTGGAAATCCGGCACAACAAAACACAAGACGTCACTTGCGACGCGATTCGTCAAGCCGTTAAGAACCTATCCAGTGAAGGTTACCCGCCGGTCCTGTTGGTCGGCCCACACCTTCGACGCCGCGTGAAACAGGTGACCGAAGAAGCCGGAATCTGGACGCACGTATTGTCCACCAACGAAATCACCACCGACACTCAGCTGGAAATTTCCTCGACGGTCGGCCGCCCCACATCCTCCGCCGCCGCTTAG
- a CDS encoding flagellar biosynthesis protein FlhF, producing MQVKIFRAANLQAALEEIREQLGPNASVLRTRQCRDGWMGWLGRSYVEVTASSGDQPRDAAGMMSEDTHRSLERLAGIQPSPNTLPIDSRQTLSVVGRMPISPTGSTSPTRPTGGTGLNHSRYSDPTADYRTGLISLGVSEAVADRWIRSTSGFVANLGDPVEPSWLEQLQRSVAREIRLSGAIQLNPGERRIVALIGPTGVGKTTTVAKLAAGFRIQSKRRVGLLTIDTFRIAAVQQLQAYAQIMDLPMSVVESTDQMRGAIDQLGDVDLILIDTAGRSPKGDMSIAGLAELLRTAQPDETHLVISATSTAAVVQSALDGFAAARPTAAILSKLDETPYTAGVLSALTSSRDRLGLPISYVTNGQHVPDDIAVATAQRLTERLIPAPTGVRQFEAA from the coding sequence ATGCAAGTCAAAATTTTCCGAGCCGCAAATTTGCAAGCTGCCCTGGAGGAGATCCGGGAACAGCTCGGGCCGAATGCATCCGTTCTGCGAACGCGACAGTGCCGTGACGGATGGATGGGTTGGCTGGGCCGAAGCTATGTCGAAGTGACCGCCAGCAGCGGCGACCAGCCGCGCGACGCGGCCGGCATGATGTCCGAAGACACGCATCGCTCCCTGGAACGCCTGGCGGGGATTCAACCTTCTCCCAACACACTTCCGATCGACTCGCGACAAACGCTGTCGGTCGTCGGCCGGATGCCGATCAGCCCCACCGGCTCGACGAGCCCTACCCGGCCGACCGGCGGGACCGGTCTGAACCATTCCCGGTACTCCGACCCCACCGCCGACTATCGCACGGGCCTGATCTCGCTGGGCGTCTCCGAAGCCGTGGCCGACCGCTGGATCCGTTCGACCAGCGGCTTTGTGGCCAACCTGGGCGACCCGGTGGAACCGTCTTGGTTGGAACAGTTGCAACGCAGCGTGGCCCGAGAGATCCGTCTCAGCGGTGCGATCCAGCTCAATCCCGGCGAACGCCGCATCGTGGCACTGATCGGGCCGACCGGCGTCGGAAAAACCACGACGGTGGCGAAGCTTGCTGCCGGGTTCCGCATTCAATCCAAACGACGCGTCGGTCTGTTGACGATCGATACGTTCCGAATCGCCGCCGTCCAACAGCTCCAAGCCTACGCGCAAATCATGGACTTGCCGATGAGCGTGGTCGAATCGACCGACCAGATGCGCGGTGCGATTGACCAACTGGGCGATGTCGATTTGATCTTGATCGACACCGCCGGGCGGAGTCCCAAGGGGGACATGAGCATCGCCGGGCTGGCCGAGTTGTTGCGCACCGCCCAACCGGACGAAACCCACTTGGTCATCAGCGCGACGAGCACCGCCGCGGTGGTCCAATCCGCACTCGACGGATTCGCCGCCGCCAGGCCGACCGCCGCGATCCTCTCCAAACTGGACGAAACCCCTTACACCGCGGGCGTGCTGTCGGCGCTGACGTCCTCACGCGACCGCCTCGGGCTGCCGATCAGCTACGTCACCAACGGCCAGCATGTCCCCGATGACATCGCCGTCGCGACCGCCCAGCGGCTGACCGAACGTTTGATTCCCGCGCCCACCGGCGTGCGGCAGTTCGAAGCCGCCTGA
- a CDS encoding FliA/WhiG family RNA polymerase sigma factor, with protein sequence MKITEDWMPAAVSTDDEILEVWKRFKQTEKDADEYEPLRNRLVERYMPLVRYNGERIWQRLPDGVELDDLISAGIFGLMDAIDAYDMDRGVKFETYCVPRIRGAMLDELRTMDWVPRLVRSKASKLAVAKKQLETRYGRPATVQELSEHMELSIAEVEKMESDANAVGVVSLNKKWYETDSYKDVREIDILEDKKGEDPTRRVQKNDLMRLVTKGLNRNERLIIILYYYEELTMKEIGATLDLSESRVSQMHTSIVNRLQTQLGMRRVEFGTA encoded by the coding sequence TTGAAGATCACGGAGGATTGGATGCCAGCCGCAGTTTCAACAGACGATGAAATCCTAGAGGTTTGGAAACGATTCAAACAGACCGAGAAGGATGCGGACGAATACGAACCTCTACGCAATCGCCTCGTCGAGCGGTACATGCCCTTGGTTCGATACAACGGTGAACGCATTTGGCAACGTTTGCCCGATGGCGTCGAACTCGATGACCTGATCAGCGCCGGAATCTTCGGCCTGATGGACGCGATCGATGCCTATGACATGGACCGCGGCGTCAAGTTCGAAACCTATTGCGTGCCGCGAATCCGAGGCGCCATGCTGGACGAACTACGCACCATGGACTGGGTCCCCCGGTTGGTTCGCAGCAAGGCCAGCAAGCTGGCCGTCGCCAAGAAGCAATTGGAAACCAGGTACGGACGTCCTGCGACGGTGCAGGAATTGTCCGAACACATGGAGCTTTCGATCGCCGAAGTCGAAAAGATGGAATCGGACGCCAATGCCGTCGGCGTCGTCTCGCTCAACAAAAAGTGGTACGAGACCGACAGCTACAAGGACGTGCGCGAAATCGACATCCTGGAAGACAAGAAAGGCGAAGACCCGACCCGACGTGTCCAGAAAAACGATCTGATGCGTTTGGTCACCAAGGGACTCAATCGCAACGAACGCTTGATCATCATTCTTTATTACTACGAAGAATTGACGATGAAAGAGATCGGTGCGACACTGGATTTGTCCGAGTCGCGGGTCAGCCAGATGCACACCTCCATCGTCAACCGTTTGCAAACCCAACTGGGAATGCGACGAGTCGAGTTTGGCACGGCGTGA
- a CDS encoding glycosyltransferase family 4 protein, with amino-acid sequence MRVAHIITRMIIGGAQENTLFNCLDLIEHHDDEVMLITGPSLGPEGDLLHRAGFFADRSKLRGRAGELQIELLPMFRRNIHPRRDWAASRAIRKTIQNFRPDVVHTHSAKGGLLGRKAAWSLGVPAVIHTVHGAPFHDFQPRLAREFFRRCERFAATRCHHLISVADAMTELMVQAGVAPREKFTTIYSGMDVDPFLRADEQRQSVREKYQIAPDRVVIGKLARLFHLKGHDDLITAAVEVIARCPQALFLLVGDGILRAPLTRRIESLGLAEHFVFTGLVSPADVPPLIGAMDVLVHTSLREGLARALPQALIAGKPAVSYDVDGAREVVISDETGFLIPPRDTARLADALIRLVENAPLRKTLGGEGQRRFTEQFRHETMTQQVRGIYQRVLDRRSP; translated from the coding sequence GTGCGCGTCGCCCACATCATCACTCGCATGATCATCGGCGGCGCCCAGGAAAACACGCTTTTCAATTGCCTGGACTTGATCGAGCATCATGACGACGAAGTGATGCTGATCACCGGGCCGTCGCTGGGGCCCGAAGGCGACTTGCTGCACCGCGCCGGTTTCTTCGCAGATCGAAGCAAACTGCGGGGCAGGGCAGGGGAGTTGCAGATCGAACTGTTGCCGATGTTTCGTCGCAACATCCATCCGCGACGCGATTGGGCCGCCTCCCGGGCGATCCGAAAAACCATCCAAAACTTCCGTCCCGACGTCGTGCACACGCACAGTGCCAAAGGCGGACTGCTGGGACGCAAGGCCGCCTGGTCGCTCGGCGTGCCGGCCGTGATCCATACCGTTCACGGAGCGCCCTTTCACGATTTCCAGCCCCGACTGGCGCGCGAATTCTTCCGACGCTGCGAACGCTTCGCCGCGACCCGCTGCCACCACTTGATTTCCGTGGCCGATGCAATGACAGAACTGATGGTCCAAGCCGGCGTCGCACCGCGAGAAAAATTCACGACCATCTACAGCGGGATGGACGTCGACCCGTTCCTCCGCGCCGACGAGCAGCGACAATCGGTGCGCGAAAAATACCAGATCGCGCCCGATCGCGTCGTGATCGGCAAACTCGCGCGACTGTTTCACCTCAAAGGCCACGACGACCTGATCACCGCCGCGGTCGAGGTGATCGCCCGATGCCCCCAGGCCCTGTTCCTGTTGGTCGGCGACGGCATCTTACGCGCCCCCCTGACCCGACGAATCGAATCGCTCGGCCTGGCCGAGCATTTCGTGTTCACCGGACTGGTTTCCCCCGCCGACGTCCCCCCGCTGATCGGTGCGATGGACGTGCTCGTGCACACCTCGCTGCGTGAAGGCCTGGCCCGAGCATTGCCCCAAGCGTTGATCGCCGGAAAGCCCGCGGTCAGCTACGACGTCGATGGGGCTCGCGAGGTCGTGATCAGCGACGAAACCGGTTTCCTGATCCCGCCACGCGACACCGCCAGATTGGCGGATGCGTTGATCCGCCTGGTCGAAAATGCCCCACTTCGCAAAACGTTGGGCGGGGAAGGGCAGAGGCGATTCACCGAGCAGTTCCGCCACGAGACGATGACGCAGCAGGTTCGCGGCATCTACCAACGCGTTTTGGACCGCCGATCACCCTGA
- a CDS encoding serine/threonine protein kinase — translation MTKTRDYYGPYRLTRLIRSGSTAEVWEAIHEHDQERFALKILKGQMAKDKNEVNLLKHEFNVGKDLQNSPRIIKILDYSIANDRPFLVLELFSELNIKQALRRGPDSLAFMLDKIIEQAGEGIYYMHTRNWIHLDLKPDNFLVSRDGETKLIDFTITEKKKTGLSKIFHRKTLAKGTRSYMAPEQIRRKVCDERTDIYSFGCVLFEMATGKPPFTGDTPNDLLNKHLNASIPSAIAYNNNVTKEFADLIKRMMAKSASARPGSMWDFLKEIRSIQLWNKRPRKPEISVFDSMPGIRGADDMLRKPSAADLNDEEED, via the coding sequence ATGACCAAGACCCGAGATTACTACGGCCCGTACCGATTGACCCGTCTGATTCGCTCCGGCTCGACCGCGGAGGTCTGGGAAGCGATCCACGAACACGACCAGGAACGTTTCGCGCTCAAGATCCTGAAAGGGCAGATGGCCAAGGACAAAAACGAAGTCAATCTGCTCAAGCACGAATTCAACGTCGGCAAGGACCTGCAAAACAGCCCCCGGATCATCAAAATCCTGGATTATTCGATCGCCAACGATCGGCCGTTCCTGGTCCTGGAACTGTTCAGCGAACTGAACATCAAACAGGCACTTCGACGCGGCCCCGACTCGCTCGCCTTCATGCTCGACAAGATCATCGAACAGGCCGGCGAGGGCATTTATTACATGCACACCCGCAACTGGATCCACCTGGACCTGAAACCCGACAACTTCCTGGTCAGCCGCGACGGCGAAACCAAACTGATCGACTTCACGATCACCGAAAAGAAAAAGACCGGGCTGAGCAAGATCTTCCATCGCAAAACCCTGGCCAAGGGAACCCGCAGCTACATGGCACCCGAGCAGATCCGACGCAAGGTCTGTGACGAACGAACCGACATCTATTCCTTCGGCTGCGTCCTGTTTGAAATGGCCACCGGCAAGCCTCCCTTTACCGGCGACACCCCGAACGATTTGCTCAACAAACACCTAAACGCCTCGATCCCCAGTGCGATCGCCTACAACAACAACGTCACGAAAGAATTCGCCGATCTGATCAAACGCATGATGGCCAAATCGGCATCCGCCAGGCCGGGTTCGATGTGGGACTTCTTGAAAGAGATCCGCTCGATCCAACTCTGGAACAAACGCCCACGCAAGCCGGAAATTAGCGTCTTCGACAGCATGCCCGGTATCCGTGGCGCCGATGACATGCTTCGCAAACCATCGGCTGCAGACCTAAACGACGAAGAAGAGGATTGA
- a CDS encoding acetyl-CoA carboxylase carboxyltransferase subunit alpha, which yields MAGPGLDFEIEIAELETRISTLQRQTERSEAAEGELRSLRTDLAKQLRDVYSSLDPWQTVQVARHKNRPYTKDYLNLAFDDFVELHGDKHFGDDRAMLAGFAKLDRFKVMVLGHQKGRTYKERAACHFGCAHPEGYRKAMVKMRLAEKYKLPLICFIDTPGAYPGIGAEERGQAQVIAESMFKMSQLKTPIICIVIGEGGSGGALGIGVGDRIAVMQHAYYSVISPEGCAGILWKSHEHAPKAAAALRFTSDHLKRLGVVDDVLDEPLGGAHRDHHQMATRLKTYLSKTLGELETKSVDQLLESRYDKFRRIGVFLEEAS from the coding sequence ATGGCCGGACCCGGACTCGATTTTGAAATCGAAATCGCCGAACTTGAAACCCGTATCAGCACGCTTCAGCGACAGACCGAACGCAGCGAAGCCGCCGAAGGCGAATTGCGGTCGCTGCGGACGGACCTTGCCAAACAATTGCGCGACGTCTACTCCTCGCTCGATCCGTGGCAAACCGTTCAAGTCGCCCGACACAAGAACCGCCCCTACACCAAGGACTACCTGAACCTGGCGTTCGACGATTTTGTCGAACTCCATGGCGACAAACACTTCGGCGATGACCGGGCGATGCTGGCCGGATTCGCCAAATTGGATCGCTTCAAAGTCATGGTGCTCGGCCACCAAAAAGGACGCACCTACAAAGAACGCGCCGCCTGCCACTTCGGCTGCGCCCACCCCGAAGGCTATCGCAAGGCGATGGTCAAAATGCGTCTGGCGGAGAAATACAAACTGCCACTGATCTGCTTCATCGATACACCCGGCGCCTATCCCGGCATCGGTGCCGAAGAACGCGGCCAGGCGCAAGTGATCGCCGAAAGCATGTTCAAAATGAGCCAGCTGAAAACGCCGATCATCTGCATCGTGATCGGTGAAGGCGGATCCGGAGGCGCATTGGGAATCGGTGTCGGAGACCGGATTGCCGTGATGCAACACGCCTACTACAGCGTGATCAGCCCCGAAGGTTGCGCCGGCATCCTCTGGAAAAGCCACGAACACGCGCCCAAAGCCGCCGCCGCACTCCGCTTCACCAGCGATCACCTCAAACGCCTCGGCGTGGTCGATGACGTGCTCGATGAACCGCTTGGTGGAGCCCACCGGGATCATCACCAAATGGCCACGCGACTCAAAACCTACCTCTCCAAAACGCTCGGCGAGCTGGAAACCAAGTCCGTCGATCAGCTGCTCGAATCACGCTACGACAAATTCCGACGCATCGGAGTCTTCCTCGAAGAGGCCTCCTGA